From Juglans regia cultivar Chandler chromosome 6, Walnut 2.0, whole genome shotgun sequence, the proteins below share one genomic window:
- the LOC109012900 gene encoding ABC transporter I family member 1: MSLRRPPLPRLLLNKVSCMRNAQQILRHVNVSIHDGGALVLTGANGSGKTTFLRMLAGFSRPSAGEILWNGHDITESGVFHQYKLQLNWLSLKDAIKEKFTVLDNVQWFEVLEGKQGKSLPALELMGLGRLANDKARMLSMGQRKRLQLARLLAMDRPIWLLDEPSVALDEEGVKLLEYIIAEHRKKGGIVIVATHLPIQIEDAMFLRLPPRFPRKMTFVDMLDRTDLL, encoded by the coding sequence ATGTCTCTCAGAAGACCACCACTGCCTCGTCTTCTACTTAACAAGGTCTCTTGTATGAGGAATGCCCAACAAATCTTGCGACATGTAAATGTCTCCATCCATGATGGTGGGGCGCTCGTGCTAACAGGTGCCAATGGCTCAGGTAAGACTACTTTCCTCCGCATGCTGGCTGGATTTTCTCGGCCTTCTGCAGGTGAGATCCTGTGGAACGGTCATGACATTACAGAGTCAGGAGTATTTCACCAGTACAAGCTTCAGCTCAATTGGCTCTCTCTGAAAGATGCCATCAAAGAGAAGTTTACAGTCTTGGACAATGTCCAGTGGTTCGAGGTACTTGAGGGCAAGCAGGGGAAGTCTTTGCCTGCGCTGGAGCTGATGGGTCTTGGGCGGTTGGCAAATGACAAGGCAAGAATGCTGTCAATGGGCCAGCGGAAAAGGCTGCAACTTGCAAGGTTGCTGGCAATGGATCGGCCAATTTGGTTGCTTGATGAGCCTTCAGTTGCATTAGATGAAGAAGGGGTGAAGTTACTTGAGTATATCATTGCCGAGCACAGGAAGAAGGGTGGGATTGTGATTGTGGCAACACATCTCCCTATTCAAATTGAAGACGCCATGTTTCTGAGGCTGCCACCAAGGTTTCCAAGAAAGATGACATTCGTAGATATGCTTGATCGGACAGACCTCCTATAG